In Halopelagius inordinatus, a single genomic region encodes these proteins:
- a CDS encoding acyl-CoA thioesterase: protein MVDLEETYIENRVLVQPDDTNNYDMAHGGNVMKWMDEVGAMSAMRFAGETCVTARMESVNFHQPIPRGDAALIEAYVYDAGRTSVEVRLRVFRENPLTGETELTTESYFVYVAVDEDGDPTEVPELNVSTDRSRALLDEARSDEKTDAKTA from the coding sequence ATGGTCGATTTAGAAGAGACGTACATCGAGAATCGGGTCCTCGTCCAACCGGACGACACGAACAACTACGACATGGCCCACGGCGGCAACGTGATGAAGTGGATGGACGAGGTGGGAGCGATGTCGGCGATGCGCTTTGCCGGCGAGACGTGCGTCACCGCCCGGATGGAGAGCGTCAACTTCCACCAGCCTATCCCCCGCGGGGACGCCGCACTCATCGAGGCGTACGTCTACGACGCCGGACGGACGAGCGTCGAAGTCAGACTCCGCGTCTTCCGCGAGAACCCCCTCACCGGCGAGACGGAACTGACGACGGAGTCGTACTTCGTCTACGTCGCCGTCGACGAGGACGGCGACCCGACTGAGGTGCCGGAACTGAACGTCTCTACGGACCGGTCCCGAGCACTCCTCGACGAGGCGCGCTCGGACGAGAAGACGGACGCAAAGACGGCGTAG
- a CDS encoding glutaredoxin family protein encodes MGITLYALDGCPYCEKVHDALEEAGVEYETEWVEALHSERNEVKRVSGQRSVPVLIDEDRGVTMNESDNILRYVEGTLTAA; translated from the coding sequence ATGGGTATCACGCTGTATGCACTCGACGGCTGTCCGTACTGCGAGAAGGTCCACGACGCCTTAGAGGAGGCAGGCGTCGAGTACGAGACGGAGTGGGTCGAAGCGCTCCACTCCGAACGGAACGAGGTAAAGCGCGTGAGCGGTCAGCGCTCGGTTCCGGTCCTCATAGACGAGGACCGCGGCGTGACGATGAACGAGAGCGACAACATCCTCCGGTACGTCGAAGGGACGTTGACCGCCGCATGA
- the ddh gene encoding D-2-hydroxyacid dehydrogenase — translation MPTRVAIHSSVGRIFPPERLQSLLSAFDVDVTDDVDGYDGVVSFGHEPEFLEAGVEWIHVVRAGYDEFPLDALRERGIRLTNSNGIHGDSVGETALGFMLQFARRLHRYRSNQTEGIWDPPAWDETFTLDGESVCVVGLGTLGLGIARRADALGMDVTGVRRTPTPVEHVAEVYTSDRLRAAISDARFVALTVPLTDATAGLVGAEELDAMREDAYLVNVARGGVVDQSALVDALDSGSIAGAGLDVFEEEPLPSDSPLWEMENVVVTPHAAAATVDYADRIAALVEENIRRREAGESLTNLVV, via the coding sequence ATGCCCACGCGAGTCGCCATCCACTCGTCGGTCGGTCGCATCTTCCCCCCGGAGAGACTGCAGTCGCTCCTCTCCGCGTTCGACGTCGACGTGACCGACGACGTCGACGGCTACGACGGCGTCGTCTCGTTCGGTCACGAACCCGAATTTCTGGAGGCCGGAGTCGAGTGGATACACGTCGTCCGCGCCGGGTACGACGAGTTCCCCCTCGACGCCCTGCGCGAACGCGGGATACGCCTGACGAACAGCAACGGCATCCACGGCGACTCGGTCGGTGAGACGGCACTCGGCTTCATGCTCCAGTTCGCGCGCCGCCTCCACCGCTATCGGAGCAATCAAACCGAGGGTATCTGGGACCCCCCGGCGTGGGACGAGACGTTCACCCTCGACGGCGAGTCCGTCTGCGTCGTCGGACTCGGAACGCTCGGACTCGGCATCGCCCGCCGCGCGGACGCTCTCGGGATGGACGTCACCGGCGTCCGCCGAACCCCGACGCCCGTCGAACACGTCGCGGAGGTGTACACCTCCGACAGACTCCGCGCGGCCATCTCCGACGCTCGGTTCGTCGCCCTCACCGTCCCGTTGACCGACGCGACGGCGGGGTTGGTCGGCGCGGAGGAACTCGACGCGATGCGCGAGGACGCCTACCTCGTCAACGTCGCCCGCGGCGGCGTCGTGGACCAGTCGGCCCTCGTGGACGCACTCGACTCTGGGTCTATCGCCGGTGCGGGCCTCGACGTGTTCGAGGAGGAACCCCTGCCTTCGGACTCCCCGTTGTGGGAGATGGAGAACGTCGTCGTCACCCCGCACGCCGCCGCCGCCACCGTCGATTACGCCGACCGAATCGCGGCACTCGTCGAAGAGAACATCCGCCGCCGCGA